TATCAATACCAATTATAAATAAGAATgtattaaatataacatttgatgaaaataaattaaaattggagaATCTTACATTTGTTAACagtaataatttagaaaaattgaattctattaaaaattttggcgAAACCCATAGTTATATActttatataattattgttataattgttTTTGTCCTAATTGTGTATTTCATGAAAAAGTtctttaaaagcaaaaattttaaagttaagagAATCCGGGAGGATCCTCAATCTAGCCAAGGAGGAGTTACATTCGCCAATCCTGTAGGGTtgcaataaaataagaagTAGGAGTTAGAGATAAGCAGCTTCTATATAATTAGATGCACCACTACAATTAATCAAGTCTACTTTTAATCGCTGTACCGTGCGCGTCGGGTCATATGttaattttccaataaaataaaacaaataagtttcaagtttaaaagttgttttgatttaatttgattttaaataaaaataaactcttTTTAAAAACCTTAACCGCTCGACACGATTTGAAACTTGcaggtttttaaaaaaaattcattgagTCTTCTCAAGACATTCGCACGGATCACGCGTGAATAACTAGTTCAGtgatctagttttagtgctacaaccaaatattttgtttttgtacatACCTTATCTACTCCCCTAACTCAGGGACTATGAATGGAAACAATGACATCGAAAGGTTCAGAGGCTTTGGCCTCTGAATCCGACCAGCACGGCGAGTCTAGTAGTGGTAACAAAAAACGGGGTCGTCCGAAAAAACACTCACACACGGATCGTCCGTTTAAGAAACAAAACGCTAGCGGTAGTGActccattttcaaaattccaaaattagcaaaaaatacGGGCActccgcaaacaccaaactcGGATAAACGCCCTCCACGTGCATTAACCACAAACCAGTTCACCGAACGGCCTctcaaatatcaacaaaaaaccaaaatatacaataacgTATTTTTCGTAAAACCATCTGTCTCACTGAGCAGAATTGAATTGTCCGAAATTTGGACGAAAAACTCGTTTAACCTTCGCGacgtaattattaaaacacaGCAGGGTTTCATAATTAAATCCGGCAACAATAAAACACAGCAAATCACTTATCTTACTCTCCTAAAAGACCAAAATATAATCGCAGAGTTCTCTGAAGCAAAGAATCTCATTCCTTCTACTAAAAAAATACCTTCGGCCGTTATCACATCCGTCGATCTGGAAATTGGAGACCAAGAAATTAGCGACGAACTGAATTCACAGAAACTATCGCATAGATTCTGCAAAAGAATAATTTCAAAAGCCACTAACAATTCAACCTATAAGATTAGAATAATCACagtttttttcataaaaactgTTATTTCCCAGTTTACGAGAGCCGTCCTCCACCACCAATTCCAATTCCGTCCAGTAAATGTCATGATTTTGCTCACACCACCGATAAATGTAATGTTCCAGTAAAGTGCTCCAAATGTTTGGGTCCGCACAGCACCACCAAATGTACCTTCCAACTACCAGAGAAGTGTAGGTCCTGTGGCATTGAAGGCCACAGTGCCTGGTCTATGATATGCAAAAAGCGACCCAAAGCACCTATACAAGGCGTCCCCAATGTTAGAATTAAATCGGCTAACAAAAAATCAGACGAAATCATGAATAAAACCACCAAAGAAAGCCGCATTCATAACCCTGTTACGATCCATGATCAAATTATCGGCACTTATCTCACAAAAATCAACTCTCCCAAGCCGCGGGATCGACAAGAGCTTTTAAATGCCCTAAAACGTAGATTCATTGAGCATCATCAAATTGACACAATCGttgctttttctttttaataattacatgtAGCTTCCCGAAAAAGCAGGGTATGGGGAAAGAACAAGGTATGTcacatttttacatattttgacTTTACAACGGCATCTACTTGATTGTTGCGCTATTTACCACTGAGTAAATTGTGTGGGGAAAGAAGTGGGTAGATgcttagttattttaaaatttagaatcCATGGAGGGGAAAATAACAAGGAATGTCCGCGCGCATGCGGAAAGAACAAGGAATGTCCTTATTGCCGGCGGTGTTTACGTTTCTGTTTGTCGGTTAGACGACGGCGTGCTTATACGTCAGTTGTGTTTATGTTTTCACTGTAGAACAACCACCTGCTTAAACGTTAAAAAACGTAATAATCTATTGACCATGCCACCTATTAGGCGCTTTGAATCTGGCATAAGTGAAAGTAGTGAATGTGACATTCGTGAGGATAATTTGTATAAGAAACGAAAGAAGACGGGGCGAGTGTCGGAGGTTATGAAAAAACTGAGGCTTCAGACACATGAAGAAGGTAAACCTTGCCAATGTAAACGCTTGAAATGCTATGAAAAAACTACACCTGAAGAAAGAAAATACATACTGCAAAATTTCAATCATTTAGAAGCACACAATGCTCAAAACGCTTATCTGTGCGgtttaataactattattcCTGTGCAACCTCACCGTAGTAGAAAACCAGAAAATGCAAATTTTCACCAAGCATCATTTGCGTACAAATTAAGGGTGCATCGAAATGATTCTTCTGAGGATATTGGAGTGTGTGCTGCAGCTTTCCGAGCAGTCCATGGCATAACCAAAGGGAAACTAGAGTACCTGCAGAAATCTCTGAAAGACACTGGCATTGCACCTCAAGATCAACGAGGGAAACATAGTGTCAATCatcgaaaactaaaagaggAATATTTTGAGGCTGTTTGGGGACATATAAATTCATTTAGAGCAAGACAATCTCACTATAGTCTAAcggattcaaaaaaaaaatatcttccGGAAGAATTAAACATTACGAAAATGTTTAGAATGTTTCAACAAAAGAATCCCAATGTCAACGTTTCATATGATACATACAAACatatatttaatacaaaattcaaTTTGTCATTCGGGTATCCAAGAACAGATACCTGTTCTACATGCGATAAGTTTCATGCCATATTAAGAACATTATCCACTGATAGCAATGCTGACGAAATCAAACAGCTCACCTTGGCCAATGAAATACACAAAAGAAAGGCTCAAACTTTTTATGATCGAAAAAAGAATGCTCGCCTAAATGCAAAACGACGACCTGATTTTCTTGCAATTGCGATGGACTTCCAGAAGAACATATCATTACCAAAAGTCTCCACGAATGACGTATACTATCGAAGACAATTGTCAATGTTTTCGTTCAATATTCACGTTTTGCACTCAGGAGAATCTATTTTCTACACGTATCCAGAGACCATCTCGAAGAAAAGCCCCAATGAAGTTGTATTCTTTTtagtacattttttatttaaccatGTTCCTGATACAGTAAAGCATTTGCACATTTTTTGTGACGGTGCCGGTgggcaaaacaaaaattttattgtattcagGTTCATGCATTATGTAGTACATGACATAAAAAAACTAAGCAgcattaaaataacttttccgGAAAGGGGGCATTCATATTTGGAATGCGACAAAAATATGGgcaacataaatttaaaaacgaaaattgaaaCTCCAGATGATTGGTTTGAACTGTTAAGGGTATCACGCACCAAACCGTCGTCATTCGTTATCGAAGAAGTCACTCAAAATATGGTAATGGGCTGGACTTCGTTTTTACAGAACCTGTATGTGAAGAAATGTCCATTTCCTGAACAAAAAACCAAAGAAGTGTTCTGTACAATCGATCATTGTCGATTTATACTTAACAGAGATACATACAATGGTTCTTGGaaaaaaagtgtaataaaGGGAAAAATTCAGATGGAAGCAGCCACTTTACTGCCAAATGAATTCAAATTACCAGATAAACTATACAATGGTGAGCATGCATAAAACTGACTTGTATGACCggtaaatacatattttttataaacatatttttaataggaTAGCGACcaagcaaaaaataaaatttatactaATTTTTCTCTTACGAAATTCAAATTTGGAAACCACAGATGGACAAAGCTGCATCTACGATACCAACCCATCTGTGGTTTCCTAATTTGAACTTCGTAAGAGAAAGAAtagtataaattttattttttgattggtCGCTGtcctattaaaaatatgtttgtaTATTCACGACCATGAATGTCGATAAAcgttcatattttttatattcgtTGCAGATCTTATTCCAGTAAATAAAGATAAGTTTAAGGATTTAATGGTGCTGAAGCAATTCTGTGGCCCAGTTGCTGTCAAGTTTTTTACCGATCTGCCGCATGAATAGGGGACATTCCTCGTTTTTTTCACATTTGTAATACCTTcgaattagttttattttattatcagaTACACTGacgaaaaatatttgtatttacaTGTTGAGACATACAATAAACATATagtaagatttatttaaattatttgtggTTACTGCAAAACCAAAACGCTAAGTAGTTTGCGTAATTAACTTTAACATTCAAGTTACTCCGTTGTTAGTCTAAAGGACATACCTTGCTCTTTCCCCATACCCTTCGTATATAATCATGATTGACCTAAAAGACGCAAATAAACCTTCACCCACCGAACCGATCCACGGTACCCAAACCATGATTTTGCAAGATCAGCAATGACTGAGATAAAGTTACTGTATGCAAACATTAACAGCTATGTCCCAAAAAAACACCTAATTGGAAACTATATTTCTGTAAACCGCATTCACGGTGCGATGTTCGTTGAAACTGAAGCCAAATCGCTAATTAACTTCAGGGATTGGACAATGATCCAAGAATTGGGAAATATTGTGAACACCCCGTCAGAGGCGAGCGGTGGTTATGGCCGATCCTGCATTACAAATTGGAAAAGCTAATCCTCCCAGAATAAATTCTCCACTAAACAACGTCTTCCATTTTACTTTTATGATTGGCACAGAAAGAGTACATATATTGTTGGCTTATATACATCCTTTTAGTAAGATAGAAGAAAACAATTTGTGACTATGTCAAATTTTGTGCGCATCGCAACACCCCCGACGTTTGTCATGGCAAATAATCCCAACTCCAAGCCTGATTTAATCTTCTGCACAAACAACATAAGACCGCTCATCTCGCCTGTTAATGTCATCCCTGATCTCTGCTCTGACCATCTGGGTCTTGTGATCTGCATTAATACAACCACTCGAATACCTAAAGTAGCTCCTACATTTTCAGAAAAGAAATACTGTGACATATCTGCAGCAAAATGGTAAGCATTTGAATCACTTATGTCCCGTCCTTTAATAACTTCTTTTTTCGTTTCAGCTTTATTGTTCTTGTTacgcaattttaataattgggCATAATGATCGAACACGTGAAGATTCAACGTTTCTCTGTCGTATTGTTCTTCGTTCCAATTGGTAATGATGATGTCTATACATGACTTAGTTGTTGCAGTTTCTCTTGATGTCTCATGAAAGACACAATGTAAATTGTGACTTTGTAATAAATCTTGTTATAAAATCACTTCGTAGTTTTTATACGCCTGCGCCTGTACatacattaatattgaagtcACCTAGAATGAATACCTTCTTAATTAGCATTTCTTCTTCTATATTGCGTAGTAAATCCTGAAATCTTTCGAAGAATACCCTAGAATCGCCGCTTGGACGATATACAATAATGTATAccaataataatgattttttttcaaaactataCAACTACAGAAACAATTCACCCTCGCTTTTTTTGACGTCACCAATTTTTACACAAATATACCTGTTAATGAGACCTTtcaattgattaaaaatatgctGGCCACTTCtctaaattctaaataatgcAAAccatatatacaggtgtcccgaaactcaacgtcaagcgggcaccgggtgagaggccaacccatacctgttctggtaaaaatgagaaaaaaattccatgtctcttagttaagtggtaatacATGACatacttttgaaaatgttaaaaatcggtcccgtacatcatatctttaggtactacggtcagaaatgatcgcaatttaatagtgattttttaataatctattCCTTGTGAACCATGCTACTGTAGAagtcacaaatcaaacaacaaaagtcgttagttAGACTGAAATGATGGAACAGAGTTGAGTATACAAATTGGAATATGACACTTATAAATCTACCTATATAGGTGAAACGGGTCGCTCCATCAAACAAAGATTAAGAGaacataaacaaaattcaaattcaaatttcgGTAGACACCTAATAAgtaataatcataattttgATGAACAAAAGAATGTTTCTCTACTACGCAAAGAAAACAGAGGATTTAAACTGAATTTACTAGAAACCTacgaaattgaaaaatttaaacataaaaacaaTCATATAAATTGCCTTAATGATCAAGTTCATATGAATAAAAGTCCTTTATACAAAGTCCTTAAAAACACATTCGATCCACattaatcatttatttatgataacaTCCCCCCACATCCATGTCTCGAAttaattataagaaatataacttcacatttaatttcaaaatctattttaaatttagactAAATCAGGTTTGAATGCTTACCCACGTCACCAAAGAACAACTCTTTGTCTCTTTTATGTATCTATCCCATTAGTGCTCGTCAATCCAAGTTTTATagtattgttttatattttaacgtgtaaattttaacttttaacgtGAGTTTTAATGTGttcatatttataatattaacttGTATACCTTTGTGAAACCGTTTATATGAACAACTAAATGGAAAATAAGTTGCTAAAATCCAATCCGAATGGATGGCGTAAGCTGAAACCGGTTAgacaataaattgaaaaagaccAGAAAAAGTATTGCTTAGAATTTCTGTATTAGTATtgctttttattgaatttatattataaaaaaataactggtCAACATGGATCAAACTTCctcatctaattttttttagtgatTCAATGACAGATGTCTCAATATGTTTCTTTATTGAGAAGACGCTTAGATCCGACCTCTCACCTCATCTCTCTTTTTGCCGTCTTTTACCAAAATTAGACATCCTCCCCGGATGACATCTGATCGGCAGAATGCCGACCCAACTCTATAATTGGTGAAATTGACGTGACGTAATTCTTCATCGTTTAACCAATGTTCCGTAATAATAACATGATCTACATCCGTACTATTTAGAATAGCGACGCTACAACTTGAAAAAGATCAATTTTACTCCTCAACCCTTGCATGTTAATGTTGAGTAGCTGCACAATAGGCTGAACACTCTGTGTGCTGATCTCAATAAGTTTTCCATGAATTAAAACTGATTCGCGTTCCTCGAAATTCTTTTGGGTTGGTTATGTTGGATGCGTTTTCCTGTAAATTCGTtctaaaaaacgatttattcgAACTCCCACTGTCCAAAAGTCCGGTTGTATAGCTTGGTCACGGAATACTGTTGGAACAGATAGTTTAAATGATGCATATTCATCGGGTCTTCTAGAGCAAAGCTTTcacattttacattttcaacctttttattttttacgtatCTAACCAGTACGTCTTCTGTGGTAGTAGGTTGTAGACCACATATATGCAAATGGGA
This region of Onthophagus taurus isolate NC chromosome 3, IU_Otau_3.0, whole genome shotgun sequence genomic DNA includes:
- the LOC111422232 gene encoding uncharacterized protein, with the translated sequence MEGKITRNVRAHAERTRNVLIAGGVYVSVCRLDDGVLIRQLCLCFHCRTTTCLNVKKRNNLLTMPPIRRFESGISESSECDIREDNLYKKRKKTGRVSEVMKKLRLQTHEEGKPCQCKRLKCYEKTTPEERKYILQNFNHLEAHNAQNAYLCGLITIIPVQPHRSRKPENANFHQASFAYKLRVHRNDSSEDIGVCAAAFRAVHGITKGKLEYLQKSLKDTGIAPQDQRGKHSVNHRKLKEEYFEAVWGHINSFRARQSHYSLTDSKKKYLPEELNITKMFRMFQQKNPNVNVSYDTYKHIFNTKFNLSFGYPRTDTCSTCDKFHAILRTLSTDSNADEIKQLTLANEIHKRKAQTFYDRKKNARLNAKRRPDFLAIAMDFQKNISLPKVSTNDVYYRRQLSMFSFNIHVLHSGESIFYTYPETISKKSPNEVVFFLVHFLFNHVPDTVKHLHIFCDGAGGQNKNFIVFRFMHYVVHDIKKLSSIKITFPERGHSYLECDKNMGNINLKTKIETPDDWFELLRVSRTKPSSFVIEEVTQNMVMGWTSFLQNLYVKKCPFPEQKTKEVFCTIDHCRFILNRDTYNGSWKKSVIKGKIQMEAATLLPNEFKLPDKLYNDLIPVNKDKFKDLMVLKQFCGPVAVKFFTDLPHE